A genomic region of Deinococcus aerolatus contains the following coding sequences:
- a CDS encoding ABC transporter ATP-binding protein, protein MTAPDDSYKKEFDSQLTRRILHYVQPYLKLVVGGVLLALLISLAAPTFALIQRHAIDTYLTPLAVQRGGALDTVLRGLTMTALLYAGLKVLEFLLQYAFALTIGYLGQNVLRDIRADVFSKLQRLHLAFFDQNPVGRLITRVTSDVDAINQFITGGLVSLIQSSFIIVVYVVIMLSVNWRLALISFSVLPVLYFATNFFRTRLRDAFRNTRTQQAIVNSKLNENITGMLTVQLFGRERRSALDFEHSNRALLSANENSVHWFSLFMPTVAVLGQVAVALILYFASRQILGVGVDATGALQTGAIAGAITVGTLFAFIQLSQQLFQPIQDLADVFNNLQAAMASSERIFGVLDTEEEIADKPDARTLPNFEGRVDFEGVWFAYDQTVTAETPDSDDRWILRGIDLHIQPGESVALVGATGAGKTSVTALVSRFYDVQRGAVKVDGINVRDLAQHDLRKHVGVVLQDVFLFAGTIESNLTLNNAEIPHERVIEACKYVGVHDYILTLEGGYQTEVRERGATLSTGQKQLLAFARALIQNPDILLVLDEATANVDTETELRIQQALVRVMQGRTSVIIAHRLSTIEHCDRIVVMRKGRVVEQGSHSELLAHGGYYARLHRLQYSQADAAD, encoded by the coding sequence GTGACCGCCCCCGACGACAGCTACAAGAAGGAATTCGACTCTCAGCTGACCCGCCGCATCCTGCACTACGTCCAGCCCTACCTGAAACTGGTGGTCGGCGGGGTGCTGCTGGCGCTGCTGATCTCGCTGGCTGCGCCCACCTTCGCGCTGATCCAGCGCCACGCCATCGACACCTACCTGACCCCACTGGCGGTGCAGCGCGGCGGCGCCCTGGACACGGTGCTGCGCGGGCTGACCATGACGGCGCTGCTGTACGCGGGCCTCAAGGTGCTGGAATTTCTGCTGCAGTACGCCTTCGCCCTCACCATCGGCTATCTGGGGCAGAACGTGCTGCGCGACATCCGCGCCGACGTGTTCAGCAAGTTGCAGCGGCTGCATCTGGCCTTCTTCGATCAGAATCCGGTGGGCCGCCTGATCACCCGCGTGACCAGCGACGTGGACGCCATCAACCAGTTCATCACCGGCGGCCTGGTCAGCCTGATCCAGAGCAGCTTCATCATCGTGGTGTACGTGGTGATCATGCTGTCCGTGAACTGGCGGCTGGCGCTGATCAGCTTTTCCGTGCTGCCGGTGCTGTACTTCGCCACCAACTTCTTCCGCACCCGCCTGCGCGACGCCTTCCGTAACACCCGCACGCAGCAGGCCATCGTGAACAGCAAGCTCAACGAGAACATCACCGGCATGCTGACCGTACAGCTGTTCGGGCGCGAGCGCCGCAGCGCCCTGGACTTCGAGCACAGCAACCGCGCCCTGCTGAGCGCCAACGAGAACAGCGTGCACTGGTTCTCGCTGTTCATGCCCACCGTGGCGGTGCTGGGACAGGTGGCGGTGGCCCTGATCCTGTACTTCGCCTCGCGCCAGATTCTCGGCGTGGGCGTCGACGCTACCGGGGCCTTGCAGACCGGGGCCATTGCCGGGGCCATCACGGTGGGAACGCTGTTCGCCTTTATCCAGCTGTCGCAGCAACTGTTCCAGCCGATTCAGGATCTGGCCGACGTGTTCAACAACCTGCAGGCGGCGATGGCGTCTTCCGAGCGCATCTTCGGCGTGCTGGACACAGAGGAGGAGATCGCCGACAAGCCGGATGCCCGGACTCTGCCCAATTTCGAGGGCCGGGTGGACTTTGAGGGGGTCTGGTTTGCCTATGATCAGACCGTGACCGCCGAGACGCCTGACAGCGACGACCGCTGGATTCTACGCGGCATCGACCTGCACATCCAGCCGGGCGAGAGCGTGGCGCTTGTCGGCGCGACGGGCGCGGGCAAGACCAGCGTGACAGCCCTGGTCAGCCGCTTCTACGACGTGCAGCGCGGCGCCGTCAAGGTGGACGGCATCAACGTGCGCGACCTGGCCCAGCACGACCTGCGCAAGCACGTGGGCGTGGTGCTTCAGGACGTGTTCCTGTTTGCCGGTACCATCGAGAGCAACCTGACCCTGAACAACGCCGAGATCCCCCACGAGCGCGTGATCGAGGCCTGCAAGTACGTGGGCGTCCACGATTACATCCTGACGCTGGAGGGCGGCTATCAGACCGAGGTGCGCGAGCGCGGCGCCACCCTGAGCACCGGGCAAAAGCAGCTGCTGGCCTTCGCCCGCGCCCTGATCCAGAACCCGGACATCCTGCTGGTGCTGGACGAGGCCACCGCCAACGTGGACACCGAGACCGAACTGCGTATTCAGCAGGCGCTGGTCCGGGTCATGCAGGGGCGCACCAGCGTCATCATCGCCCACCGCCTCAGCACCATCGAGCACTGTGACCGCATCGTGGTGATGCGCAAGGGCCGCGTGGTGGAGCAGGGCAGCCACAGCGAACTGCTGGCGCACGGAGGCTACTACGCCCGCCTGCACCGCCTCCAGTACTCGCAGGCGGACGCGGCGGACTGA
- a CDS encoding ABC transporter substrate-binding protein, whose product MKRLALLPLTLLLATSVQTSQAQTPATQTPSTQTPARTVNIGLGYNPDVQFTPFYVADRLGYFAAEGLKVNYQHGYVNQLLPLLLQGKLDFVVGDPEDAIFARNQGADLKYIMTMYQKNPVTVFSLKPLDGVASLKGKTVGIPGPYGSSYHAIQALLDSAGLTEGRDIKLATIGFTQQDAVRAGRVDAAVGYINNDVVLLGQSVGKKVYTLDISAAYPMVGVGLIASGKSLTGDLAAKVVRASQRGLKFTVADPARAFKLAQPVFGKAGTLEILKASTPLMTSAYTQQSGIGASNPGAWTKAVAALVKQGQLPAGARATDYYTNQFISKTLK is encoded by the coding sequence ATGAAGCGACTTGCCCTCCTGCCCCTGACGTTGCTGCTGGCCACCAGTGTCCAGACCAGCCAGGCCCAGACCCCGGCCACGCAGACCCCATCCACGCAGACCCCGGCGCGAACGGTCAACATCGGCCTGGGCTACAACCCGGACGTGCAGTTCACGCCGTTTTACGTGGCCGACAGGCTGGGCTACTTCGCCGCCGAGGGCCTGAAGGTCAACTACCAGCACGGCTACGTCAACCAGCTGCTGCCCCTGCTGCTGCAGGGCAAGCTGGACTTCGTGGTGGGCGATCCGGAGGACGCCATCTTTGCCCGAAACCAGGGCGCGGACCTGAAGTACATCATGACCATGTACCAGAAGAACCCGGTCACGGTGTTCAGCCTGAAACCGCTGGACGGCGTCGCCAGCCTCAAGGGCAAGACGGTGGGCATCCCCGGCCCCTACGGCAGCAGCTACCACGCCATCCAGGCCCTGCTGGACAGCGCCGGCCTGACCGAGGGCCGGGACATCAAGCTCGCCACCATCGGTTTTACCCAGCAGGACGCGGTGCGGGCCGGTCGGGTGGACGCTGCCGTGGGCTACATCAACAACGACGTGGTGCTGCTGGGTCAGTCGGTGGGCAAGAAGGTCTACACCCTCGACATCTCCGCCGCGTACCCGATGGTGGGCGTGGGCCTGATTGCCTCCGGCAAGTCACTGACGGGTGATCTGGCGGCGAAGGTGGTGCGGGCCAGCCAGCGCGGCCTGAAGTTCACGGTGGCGGACCCGGCCCGCGCCTTCAAGCTGGCCCAGCCGGTGTTCGGCAAGGCCGGAACGCTGGAAATTCTGAAAGCCAGCACGCCGCTGATGACCAGCGCCTACACCCAGCAGAGCGGCATCGGCGCCAGCAACCCAGGCGCATGGACCAAGGCGGTGGCGGCCCTGGTCAAGCAGGGCCAGCTACCCGCCGGGGCCAGGGCAACGGACTACTACACCAACCAGTTCATTAGCAAGACGCTGAAGTAG